Within Haematobia irritans isolate KBUSLIRL chromosome 2, ASM5000362v1, whole genome shotgun sequence, the genomic segment tttgtttaaatcaaatatgtttttctttactttaaggaaaatttgccttaattcaaagacatGCAATTTTAAGggagaaacgaaaattttaatgattagtatcctaaatttagaggaaatattatgaattttcttctaataaaaatttctttattttaaagaaatttattctcaatatttaatattagtatttgtttatttattatttatcattTCAAAtaagtgtttctttactttaaggatcatgaaccttacttcaaagacatacgtctttaattcattattttgaagaaatttgtccttaatattgggtAAATTGCTTCTTCTAGAATTTAGGTCAATATATTGCTCATATTATTAGGTCAATATATTGCTCAgtgtaaattcaaaaaatattgacctaacatGAAAGATTATACGACCTATGTTTaaggacacgcaatttacacaatactaACCCTATAATGCCCAAgctcgcctttaggcgggcttcatttaatagggaagcttttagtaaaacacaccttaagacaacaaaaatgggcaaaataaaaagaaaacttatttgaaactattcaagaggttttgcagcatatgctgaattttaccgtatacatttttcttacttaattctcttgcttttgtgtcagcTGGCAAAAATATATTGCGTAGTggcaacactcaaaaaaagtttacttggatccaaagattttgaccttccgttaagtattttggtattggtactttaaggaaaattagccttagctcaaagacatgcgactttaacggagggattcaaatttacaaaatttgtgtcctaaattttatgaaaaaaaaattgaaacaaagattataaactttattttaattaaaatttcattattttaatgaaatttgtcctttatatattttgtaaattgcgcatcctaaaatttaggtttcgaaatatgagatctgtatccaatattAGGTATTTTCTCCCAAAATGTGTTTTAGTGgatggggatgaaatttatgagTTGGGGATTTGTTGGGTAATTTCcataaatgttttaaattactaaattattaaattattatgtttaaatgaaatttattttatttctacattactAAAAATAAAGCACAGCGAAATAAAAAAGGAAACTTCTCTTTATTCAACAGCATACAATAGGGTGAAAATTGAGTATTTGGACTAGAAACGGACGTATGATTTTATTTTGAGGGCCCAAgcgctaatttttaattttcctctGATTGgctaaaaaatgtttctacaattgtgaaatcatttcgtgAGGTCTCCCATCATCAGTATTCATCACTGATTTGCACAATATAttccataaatatagaaatgatgaaGATGCTTCAACTTTGTATTGATCTACCAtccaattttattgctagaatATTTATAAGTATTTTTTCAGATTTCCCGAGCATTTTGAAGACGATGGTTTTGTATTTCGAAACTTATTGCTTGCCGAATGCTGGTACGATAAAAGTTTTATATTCtgttcattttttaaattattactaatTTTCTCCAGCTGagtctattttttgttttctaaaaatttttcaaaaatttattggggatttttctgaggaattttaatttaaatggggGATGAAAGCGCCCTATTTTGGGGACAGACAAATACTGGGAACATTGTGTGTATCCGTATTTTAATGTTATAgagcctacacgcaaaaaaatgtttacttggatccaaagattttgaccttcccttaaggatattggtattgattccgggccaaaAATGCTGCTTCTTTGaaataaggaaaaaattttagggACCTTtgcagctttaaatctaggatcaataaatttaaaattatcatTTATGAAAttctcattctctttttgcgatattttaTTAAAGCTATTCAGGtaggaacaaatttcaattcaaaaatccaaattataacagatacttccaaaaaaatgtttcctttataccaaaaaaaaaaaaaaaataaacgaaagatacaaaatcctcaaaagaaGCCTtagcctacactcaaaaaaaaaagtttactttgatccaaagattttgaccttcctttaaggattttggtattgattccgagccaaagatgcggtttctttaaaataaagaatttttttacggacgtccctggctttaaatctaggatcgataaaattaaaattggatatagatctcattcatcgaatttttattctctgtttgggatatattaataaaggtattcatgtacaaaatccaaattatgccaagtacttcaaagtaaaaactgttttcttaatgctaaacaaaattttaaccaaagatgcaaatccttaaaataagtcttagcctatatttgaagcgttttaatcttaaatttaaaaattcaatatgtcagttgagttaaggacgatttctttaaattaaaaatgtttttctttattttaatcccTGCATACAAGCTTAGCTTCGCGtggttaatataattattattatatttattcatacacatacataaaatttataaattaatgtaacttaaaattgaattaaaaacaaataaataaatataaataaataaaaaaggaacatttgccttacttcgaagatctacaacttcaacagagggacgcaaaatttcaagatttgtgtcctaaatttaatgaaaaaaatgtttgaagcaaggattataaactttcttttaattaaaatgtcattattttaaataattttgtccttagaattgcgtaaatttctagtcccaaaatttaagttgcataatcttccatattaggtcaatttttttttctgtgtatatttgaagcatttttgccTAAACTTAAAtagtcaatatttcagttaatttaaggacgattttttttaaatcaaaaatgtgtttcattatttcaaagaaaattggcCTAAGTGCAAAGACATATGTCTTTAatgaagggaagcaaatttacaaaatctgtattctaaatttgataaaaaaaacaagtatatacggccgtaagttcggccaggccgaggcttatgtaccctccaccatggattgcgtagaaacttctactgaagactgtcatccaccatcgaattacttgggttgcggcaacacttgccgatggcaaggtatcttaaaactttctaacaccgtaatatataccacatagtccatacgtggtatatattaaactaaaaaggccgattaaatacatatataattaagtttaaagtttctatagaaataaaattttgacaacattttctatagaagtaaaatttggaaaaaattttctatagaaataaaatttggaaaaaattttctatagaaataaaatttaaaaaaaatgttctatagaaataaaattttgacaaaattttctatagaaataaaattttgacaaaatttcatatagaaataacattttgacaatattttctataaaaataaaattttggtagattatttttggctcgagtggcaaccatgattatgaaccgatatggaccaatttttgtgtgattggggatcagctatagaccgatacggaccaattttggcatggttattagcggccttatactaacaacaagttgcaaatttcaaccggatcggatgaattttgctcctccaagaggctccggagatcaaatctggggaacggtttatatgagggctatatataattatggaccgatatggatcaactcttgtgtgtttcttagagaccacattctaacaccatgttccaaatttcaaccggatcggatgacttttgctcctctaagaggctccggaggtcaaatctgggaatcgatttatatgggggctatatataattatggaccgatatggaccaattcttgcatggttgttagagaccatatactaacgccacgtaccaaatttcaaccggatcggatgaattttgctcctctaagaggctccggaggtcaaatctggggatcggcttatatgggggctatatataattatggaccgatatggaccaatttttgcatggtcattagagaatatataccaacaccagccggatcggatgaaatttgggtctcttagaggctccgcaagccaaatctggggaccggtttatatgggggctatatataattatagaccgatgtggaccaatttttgcatgcttgttagagaccatatgctaacaccatgtaccaaatttgagccggatcggatgaaatttggttctcttagaggctccgcaagccaaatcgggggatcggttatatgggggctatatgtaattatggaccgatatggaccaatttctgcatggttgttagagaccatatactaacaccatgtaccaaatttcagccggatcggatgaaatttgcttctcttagagcaatcgaaagccaaatttggggatccgtttatatgggggctatacgtaaatatggaccgatatggcccatttgcaataccatccgacctacatcaataacaactacttgtggcaagttcaagtcgatagcttgtttcgttcggaagttagcgtgatttcaacagacggacggacggacatgctcagatcgactcagaatttcaccactacacacaaaatttttttttctgattcaatcaccaaattaattgatccaattaaatttttaattgaaatgtcttcaatcacgaaaatgatagtatcaattgggcatagaaaatattcttgattaaaaaattaattgattttttcagcaaatttcaattaattttttaattgattcaatcaaaattttaattgatgttgattgcaaaactcaattaatttattaattaaaaaaggtaactatttttaattactttctgaattgacttagagtttttatttggattaacaaatggttgtttgaaatacatttttaattaacaattaaaaaaaaaaatcagcattttttaactgaattagtcttccgaatttgattaaaaagttaattgtatcaattaattttttaataaaaaattttaaaattttcaatcattgacttaattaacttaatgtttctatcatgattaaaaagttaattgtatcaattaatttattaattgaaaaaaatttcaacttcaattaactttttaattggaaatattttgttgatattttttctgtgtacccagaatatatatactttatggggtcttagagcaatatttcgatgtgttacaaacggaatgacaaagttaatatacccccatcctatggtggagggtataaagacatttttgattcaaaaattataaactttcttttaattaaaattaaattaaaattattttaaagaaatttgttcttaatattatgtaaattgtgcatccttAAATTTAGGCTGTGTCATCATTAAtagtatgtaaatattttttttttcagtgtagatttcaAGCTGGATAGCtccgttaaaatgtctttattttaaaaacgcatctttggctcggaattaataccaaaatctttaagaggAAGTCTAAATCGTTGAATTCAAGAATACTCTTTTTGGGTGTagggaaacattttatttaaaataaaattatctttatTTTTTCGTCTTTGGATAAGAATAAGGATTTTCAATAAATGGGACCTGTATCATAATTTTAAGTATATACAACCTTAACTTGAAGTTGGACTAATCTTTACCTTGAAAtaatctttactttaaaaaaaatctttgctttaaagaaGCCACTTCGAAATCAATATTATTTGGAACCATATATTTATTTCCATCATATAATTGGCTCGTGCCAAAAATTTAActctgaaattttttaaaatttattacataACTAAATAATATAGTTATTTTCTCATAAATATCTCTTCTAATTAAGAAAAAACACTAATATTAGCATACATTTTAAAACTAGGTCAGGACGATATCAGATTATTATCAACATTAGTTTACTCTAAATTTATGACATATACATGCTACAATATGTATAGATACTATATACAAaccaatatacatatatgtacattAATACATATTTACAACTTTTATTCTTAGCGGCTAAGTTACTGACCTCTAAAGGCATTTATCATTGTGGCTTTTAAGTGGAAGCGAAAAACAGCCTGAAGAAGAAATACCAGAGGCTTGGCCCCATAACAaatatccaatttttttaatacatattCATAGATATACATATAGAGGAGCATGGGTATGGATAAAACTGGTACACATATTCAAGTTAACATTATGGAAATGAAcagtttttttcttaatatggaaaaaaggaaCGAGCAaacatccaattaaattttgtatatacaaaagattttccttttttgttttaatttacaacATTACATaagataaagaattttattttttaaaatattttttaaacctaTACATCtctccaaaaaagaaaaaacaagaaaaatataatacaattaataatttctattttttttctcaCCTTTTTGCAAATCCATATCATCCATTTcggaatttttgatttgttgtaatttttcgcgAAATTTCTTCGTTATTTGTTTCCGTTGATAGTCGGCCTCGATTTCCTGTTTCGTTCGCGGTATACGAAAACGTACACAACAACAGACCATTATAACTAAATAAcggaaaacaatgtaaaagaacaacaacaacaacatcacaaAATATAAACAGAAGGAAAGGAAATGGACTCGTTTAATTGTGTgaccgttaaatttaaaaattatccaTGTTAATAGGTACTTATGCTCATTAGTATTCCCAGACATATGGCTATAATGTGCCATACACGAAATCCCCCAATGGTTGTCCTCTCCAACCAGGCTGACTCGGGATTTATATTCATGAAATCACCTTCTCCATCACTCATTTTGGGATTTGTGTAATTGCTGCAGGTgctagttaaattttaaatatatttatcctTTAAGTCTTATGATCAAcaggttttatttatttttttttattttaaagaatttttccttattttttttctaatttaaaaaaattatttttatttttatctttttttattctatttcgtttcgttttttgttgttgtcgtgTTTAATTCAAAAGCTCGTAGAAgactaaaatttgaataaaatgttggccatgTTATGACCTATCCTTTTCCGTGCGTGCATGTGTGTTAGGCACAAACACCTATCTTTGGTTTTGTCATAacgatttatttcaaaatacagGGTGCTTTTGTGCGATGACATATCAAAATggaggaaaaataaaaaaaatcactaaaAAATGTTCACTGGGATCCAAAGATATTgatcttcctttaaggattttggtattaattctgaGCCAAGgaagcggcttctttaaaataaagtcgtATAActggataaataaaattaaaatttgtattccgATCCCAtttatctaattttaattttctttttgcgatatattaataaagccatgcgcgtacaaataaaaaaattcaaaaaaaaaaattaaaaactaaataaatcttGGCCAATAATTGAAGCGTTAAATCTAAacattcaatatatcagttaatttaaagacgatttgttaaaattaaaaatatttttctttatttttagggaaatcaattgatttatttttatcaattaattttaaaagatgcatttttaatcaattaaatttaaaagataatggattaatccaaattttttttctatagaaacaaaattttctatagaaataaaatttcgacgatttgttaaaattaaaaatatttttctttatttttagggaaatcaattgatttatttttatcaattaattttaaaagatgcatttttaatcaattaaatttaaaagataatggaTTAATCCAAGTTTTGACAACTTCAGATACAAATCAAATATTCCACAAAgttgctgatatgtaatgcaactagtggcactgaaaaaatatttacatgatattaaagattatgcaacctaaattttaggatgcgaaatttacaaaatattaaggacaaataatgaaattttaattaaaagaaagtttataatctttgcttcaaaaattgttttcattaaatttaggacacaagttttgtgaatttgcgtccctctgttaaagtcgcatgtctttgaactaatttcccttaatgtaaagaaacacatttttgatttaaagaaattgtccttaaattaactgaaatattgaatctttagatttaagataaaaaaggttcaaatataggctaagacttattttgaggatttagcgtctttagtttaaagtttttttttggaattaagaaattattttttctttgaagtatctgttataatttggatttttaaactggcatttgtttgtacgtgagtacctttattaataaaccgcgaaaagagaatgaaaatttgataaatgagatctgtatcctaatttaaattttattggtcctatatTGAAAGTAAGATAGGTcgctcaaaaatttctttattttaaagaagccgcatctttggctcggaatcaataccaaaatccctaagggaaggtcaaaatctttggatccatgtaaactttttttgagtgtgtgcaACCCAGCAACGTGGAATAACTTCGAAGAATAAGTTTggtatctatagaagtaaaatttagacaaaaatttctatagaaataaaattttgacaaaattttctatagataaatttttctacagaaataaaattttgaaaaaattttctatagaaataaaattttctattgaaacaaacagaaaaaaaattttaaaaaaatttgctatagaatttttttaaactatagaaataaaattttgacaaaattttctataaaagtaaaattttgacaaattttctatagaatacaattttgtcacaaaattttttatagaaataaaattttgacaaaattttttatagaaataaaattttacaaaattttctatagaaataaaattttgataaaattttcaatagaaataagatttttgataaaattttctataggaattacatttttgaaataaatttctatggaaataaaatttcgacaaaattttctataaaaataaatatttgaccaaattttctatagaaacaaaattttctatagaaataaaatttcgacaaaattttctataaaaataaaattttgaccaaattttctatagaaacaaaattttaacaaaattttctataatatggagcaaaatttagttcaattttcgtgcgtggtagttaattcttcctataaaacaggtcGCTTTTTTCGgtggaggaataaaatttttgaaaaaaaattcctatataaataaaattttgttgacaaaattttctagagaagtaaaatttctatagaaataaaatttagcatagaaataaaattttgataaaattatctattgaaataaaattttgacaaaattttctatagaaataaaattttgttgttttttttttttatttcagcttaaaaccatacattgactaaactacaagtgtagcttaaccaacagagggaaacaatgtttgtcaaatttatttgggcaaagccctatagactgcaagatggttggatggacgcacgtttcggaattaccacattcctcatcaacatcctctacttgcagcaaattttgacaaaattttctatagaaataaaattttgacaaaaatttctattgcaataaaattttgataaaatttcctatagaaatataaaaattaaatttaaaaaaaactttctgtagaaataaaatttgacatcattgtttggtagttttcgtCTTAAGCCATTGTTGATTGTAACGTGCTTTgctctgttggaatgtccatggtctgcgagCTGTCCACGGAGCATAGTGGTTTCAATCAAATcggttttttaaataattctgcattttttcgatggaaaaatgatcttcatgaatttttaatttttttaattaattataaaaaaataaaataattagcaGTAATTCTATGAGTGTACATTTTGTTAACAAATAGCTTGAGTaccattgtttcataaaaaaaactaccaaccgAAATGGAAGTGAAAGTCCAAACCCCCCTATTGGTATAGCTATTCGTTCATACAATAtaaattgtggtttaaaatattttaatctaCTTTACGTTCATGGGTCTACATTTGTATTCAATGTGAtcgtatcaattttttttcgtattcattttatttttatacataataaacaataacataaacacacacaccGTCATACAGACTAGTTTAGATAATAGCTGATTTGGTTGAATGAATTTGGCAAAGAGTAGTGCAAGACTTCACATAGCCGTGATCGTCTAGTGGTTAGGACCCTACGTTGTGGCCGTAGTAACCCAGGTTCGAATCCTGGTCACGGCAATGCCCCTAAGTGGGACATTGTCACGGgtgaagttgttttttttaatggatacaaattttaaaaaattttgtaattacaattttattattaactattttttattattatttaataaaaaaaaaaacaagtgaggatcttctacttgcagcaaaactatcaacaaattatcagaataattttgacaaaattttctatagaaataaaattttgacaaaactttctatagaagtaaaatttagacaaaattttctatacaaataaaaatttgacgaaattatccatacaaataataaataaaaaataaaatttgacaaaattttctatagaaataaaattttgccaaaattttctatagaaataaattttctataaaaataaaatgttgccaaaatttttaataaaaataaaatgttgccaaaatttttaataaaattttgagattcattaaactaacgaaaattttccgacatttttagatttttaattatcatttaCGAAGTTcatctttctcgaaaagaaaaaatgaactaaaaataaagaaaaaatcttgggCGCCAGATCATTCCCCCACCACGttgtagttaatttttactatttttgagacatgtacgaaaaactttttctgttttagttacaatttgaactaatttgtatgtcattgaaattttactgccatttaggTCATAAATTGTTTGAgatatacttggaataaagaaaaaatcgtgtggctgggaaaaatttcttacaaaattttaaatataaactaaaacaaaataaaatttttgcaataaatattagttcattttagcatcagttttacaacatactttttttctgtgtagaaataaaatttagacaaaattttcaatagaaataaaattttgacaaaactttctatacaaataaaattttgacaaaattttctatagaaattaaattttgacaaaattttctatagaaataaaattgtgacaaaatattctattgaaataaaattttctatttatagaattgaaaattggcaaaaatttttatagaaataaaagcttgccaacattttctatagaaataaaattttaccaatttttctatagaaataaaattttgactaaatttctatttgctatagaaataaaatttttacaaaatgttgacaaaatttctatagaaataaaatttagacaaaattttctatagaaataaaattttaacaaaattgtctatacaaataaaaatttgacaaaattttctatacacgtaaaaatttaccaaaattttctattgaaataaaattttggcaaaattttctatagaaataataatttgccaaaatgttctaaagaaataaaattttgctaaaatttctatagaaataaatttttgacaaaattttctatagaaataaaaatttatatttctatagaaaaaagtttttgcctTGGTAGttgtttcgtaaaattttgttcaaatgttggtagattatttttgactccagTGACAACCGTGTTCTGGAGGAGAATCTAAGTcttcaaaaccatggtgaagcgTCTTAGAGCTTCATGgccaatttttctttataaaattggcACCCTGTATATCTTGATATTCGCTCTAAGCTTTTCATGTAAAGTCGTTGGAGATACACTAGTGACCATCGTTGGTTATAATATTCATGCATATTAACACCGCACACAGCCACTTTAAAAGGACAAATAGGATTTATGTACGTATAGCATGTCCTGGGTTTGATGATGGAAAGTGAGTCTTGTTGTGGGTGTGTCATTTTGTGTGTGGGGGAGGGGgtagcaaattttaaatatatatgtggcACTACAATTCTTTCTGCTCACTTACTAAGAAATGGTCTTTGGTGCTCAAACACTATCCATACCCACCATTCATTGTCACTTTCAAATACCAGCTCATACAACAAATATGCGAAACCGTCAAATGCCACCacgcaaatttctataaatttatccATTCATCCATCCATATGGTTAAGCACACACGCTAGCCTTCTTAATACAAACACCAATGTTGATGTAGCAAAAGCAGCAGCAACT encodes:
- the LOC142224973 gene encoding transmembrane inner ear expressed protein, with amino-acid sequence MSDGEGDFMNINPESAWLERTTIGGFRVWHIIAICLGILMSIIIMVCCCVRFRIPRTKQEIEADYQRKQITKKFREKLQQIKNSEMDDMDLQKALAYIKLDDYDEP